The Bacteroidia bacterium genome contains a region encoding:
- a CDS encoding DUF3575 domain-containing protein, with protein sequence MKNLIIITCIFLGISTGTLQAQENEVFETNKDIIRLYPQYFITTTFYAGYERILSSRHSLELDAGITSGTLQQEKHEGYMAELKWRIFFNSLMDFMSSNRQRGYMSTFINYQALTTSDSRPEPLEDKADYHIYAGGVTFGVQIFALANLNIDLYIGGGVQYSTSTNANQIYEPVLNFLEPAYNGPYPKAGFSVGLGL encoded by the coding sequence ATGAAAAACTTAATAATCATCACCTGTATATTTCTTGGAATCAGCACGGGGACATTGCAGGCACAGGAAAATGAAGTGTTCGAAACGAATAAGGATATCATCCGGCTTTATCCTCAATATTTTATCACCACAACGTTTTATGCCGGTTACGAGCGCATTCTCTCATCACGCCACAGCCTCGAACTGGATGCCGGCATTACTTCCGGCACCCTTCAGCAGGAAAAACACGAGGGCTATATGGCGGAACTGAAATGGCGGATATTTTTTAACAGCCTGATGGACTTTATGAGTTCAAACCGCCAGCGAGGCTATATGTCAACTTTTATAAATTATCAGGCGCTCACCACGAGCGATTCAAGGCCTGAGCCCCTTGAGGATAAAGCGGACTATCACATATATGCCGGAGGTGTAACTTTTGGCGTACAAATTTTTGCACTGGCCAACCTCAATATTGATCTTTATATAGGAGGTGGCGTTCAATACAGCACCAGCACTAACGCAAACCAGATTTACGAGCCGGTGCTGAACTTTCTGGAGCCGGCCTACAACGGACCTTATCCAAAAGCCGGCTTCTCTGTGGGATTAGGATTGTAA
- a CDS encoding right-handed parallel beta-helix repeat-containing protein, which produces MKYILFLPLLFSLLFLSCRKEDNITTDPNAKLTFNTDTVLFDTVFTSIGSATINFKVYNLNKRNVEIERIFLAGGGSSKFRVNVDGEPVLSTGPAILEAGDSMYVFVDVNIDPDNSLNPFIIKDSLVFLTNGNMQDVKLVAWGQNAHFFRSTAIGCDTTWTEGLPIVIYDSVLVKAGCKLTIREGTKIYAHNNAGIYVRGVLEVRGTLDNPVIFQGDRLEDYYSEVPGQWLGILLLPTGEQHSFEHAEIKNGSIGITAGFNPYNDTLFLNASGLSVKNCIIQNMTGYGILAVASTVEAENVLINNCGRNAFITNYGGNYSFTHCTFANYNFVFNRREPSVIIATDPDVRGTIVEARFVNCIIDGSLDDEVELVDHNVADFDVNFDHCLIKTLNTGQFAGSNLFNLDPGFVDAFEYDYHLDTASPAIDAGKDAGIQTDLEGKLRDQQPDIGAYEFN; this is translated from the coding sequence ATGAAATATATTCTGTTCCTGCCTTTGCTTTTTTCCCTCCTTTTTCTGTCCTGCCGCAAAGAAGATAATATCACCACCGATCCCAATGCTAAGCTTACGTTTAATACTGACACGGTTTTATTCGATACCGTTTTTACTTCGATAGGCTCGGCCACCATCAATTTTAAGGTGTATAACCTGAATAAAAGGAATGTTGAAATTGAAAGAATATTCCTGGCAGGTGGCGGTAGTTCAAAGTTCCGGGTAAATGTGGATGGCGAACCCGTACTCAGTACCGGCCCGGCCATTCTTGAGGCCGGAGACAGTATGTATGTTTTTGTAGATGTGAACATTGACCCTGACAATTCACTTAATCCTTTTATCATAAAGGATTCTCTGGTGTTTCTTACAAATGGCAATATGCAGGACGTTAAGCTCGTAGCTTGGGGACAAAATGCACATTTCTTCCGCAGCACGGCCATCGGTTGCGATACCACATGGACGGAAGGATTGCCCATCGTTATCTATGATTCGGTGCTGGTGAAGGCCGGCTGCAAACTCACCATAAGGGAGGGAACCAAAATTTACGCCCACAACAATGCCGGCATCTATGTGCGGGGAGTGCTCGAAGTAAGAGGAACCCTGGACAATCCGGTGATTTTCCAGGGAGACCGGCTGGAAGATTATTATAGCGAAGTTCCGGGCCAGTGGCTGGGCATCCTGTTGCTGCCTACAGGCGAACAGCACAGTTTTGAGCACGCTGAGATAAAGAATGGTTCCATCGGCATTACAGCCGGATTTAATCCTTATAATGATACACTCTTTCTGAATGCCTCCGGCCTCAGTGTAAAAAACTGTATCATTCAGAATATGACGGGATACGGCATCCTGGCTGTTGCCTCCACCGTAGAGGCTGAGAACGTACTGATCAATAACTGCGGCAGGAATGCCTTCATTACGAATTACGGAGGAAATTACAGCTTTACACACTGCACGTTTGCCAACTATAACTTTGTTTTTAATCGCAGGGAACCTTCAGTTATCATTGCTACGGATCCTGATGTGAGGGGTACAATAGTGGAAGCCCGGTTTGTAAACTGCATCATAGATGGCAGCCTGGATGATGAAGTAGAATTAGTTGACCATAATGTTGCAGATTTTGATGTTAATTTTGACCATTGTCTGATAAAAACGCTGAACACCGGACAGTTTGCCGGCAGTAACCTTTTCAACCTAGATCCCGGCTTTGTGGATGCATTTGAATATGATTATCATCTGGACACTGCCTCTCCTGCTATTGATGCAGGAAAGGATGCCGGCATTCAAACCGACCTGGAAGGAAAGCTTCGCGATCAGCAGCCGGATATAGGCGCTTATGAATTTAACTAA
- a CDS encoding phosphoribosyltransferase family protein, translating to MQAKSFFYSVYRDVLDLFYPRLCAACDDVLAADEGFICLNCRFSLPETGFHNEQYHELEKVFWGRVNIKYALAFYFFRKSSKVQHLLHNIKYKEQKEAAVEAGRWYGSQLLQDGFSFDCIVPVPLHERKLRARGFNQSAFFGQGMAEGLAIPMDTDSVMRAIFNPTQTKKSRYARWKNVEDIFRLQPGHELDNKHVLLVDDVVTTGSTLEACARAVLRANGAKVSIATLAYAG from the coding sequence ATGCAAGCCAAAAGCTTCTTTTACTCCGTTTACCGCGATGTCCTTGATTTATTTTATCCGCGGCTATGTGCAGCCTGCGATGACGTTCTGGCTGCGGATGAAGGTTTCATCTGCCTGAACTGCCGCTTCTCACTGCCCGAAACCGGATTTCATAACGAACAATATCATGAACTGGAAAAAGTATTCTGGGGCAGGGTGAATATTAAGTATGCCCTTGCTTTCTACTTTTTCAGGAAAAGCTCCAAAGTGCAGCACCTGCTCCACAATATTAAATATAAAGAGCAGAAAGAGGCTGCAGTGGAGGCTGGCCGCTGGTATGGATCGCAGTTGCTGCAAGATGGCTTTTCATTCGACTGCATAGTGCCGGTGCCGCTGCATGAAAGGAAACTCCGTGCACGGGGATTTAACCAAAGCGCCTTTTTCGGCCAGGGCATGGCGGAAGGGCTCGCAATTCCCATGGATACGGATTCGGTGATGCGGGCGATTTTCAATCCTACACAAACCAAAAAATCACGCTATGCCAGGTGGAAGAATGTGGAAGATATATTCCGGCTGCAACCCGGCCATGAACTGGACAACAAACATGTGCTGCTGGTAGATGATGTGGTAACCACCGGCTCCACGCTGGAGGCTTGTGCCCGTGCAGTATTACGCGCCAATGGTGCTAAAGTGAGTATCGCCACGCTGGCCTATGCCGGTTGA
- a CDS encoding Calx-beta domain-containing protein, with product MTRRILTIAVMAFSIAAFTEAQAQVMINSLNTPHTQGFNSLANSGTSSSLPTGWAITESGSSSAADGSYEADNGSSGGENIYSYGMTGNSERALGSLASNTLDPYYGVEFSNNTGAAINSIEISFTIELWKIGSTGRLDTILVAASPFFAGGPLNSGIWVNVDTLVSPHNDSATGVLNGNLPDNQTRVSVTVSLPSPILNGQSGWLRFEDMNITGADDALAIDDFQIIARDASGPPIADCSAPFFSEYIEGSGNNKAIEIYNPTSATLDLSDYKLYRFNNGATSANDSLQLTGMLNSGDVYVIGNPSTSGQPVDPVIIAESDTLHSMTFFNGDDALILVDVSTGDTLDIFGILGQDPGDFWNISGGTTQNYTLVRKSSVERGTTDSLTWKYDWDVRSQDNVTFLGRHTSDCVAPPPGSVISFDSRTTTLTERQDTLDIEVTITNQSNNAITVDVALDGSGTTATPGADFNFTPQTLTFPANTTTSQFAEVIIIDDMSYEEVEEIVLLLQDLSEGSFGDSVHTITINDNEYHHYTIDTADNVDAMGNYIHFGERIRISGVVTSDNFSTNDYLFAIYDRTAGMHIYSEENLNYSVTRGDSIVVWGKVDEFRGLGQIEADSIDHISSGNALPDPMTIKELGENTEGEIVRFRRAWLVNPAQWTSAGAGFNVDVTNGSDTIAMRIDDDVDLYDDPAPMDTFIAIGIGGQFDGNDGDGLLDGYQFLPRDVNDIISFTDPTISFSIDSVAYQEADSSIDIIITLTNENDRATSVEVDLSSSSTANSGTDFDFTPTFVTFPANSSTSQTVTVELIEDAMTEPNETIVLVLRNPDNHASLGDSVMIVTIIDDDPIGMEEKGLLSNISIYPNPANDILTLEASENLDVVRLTNLLGQQVMELVNVQPGATMINIADLEKGVYLLHVSTKDGTATQRFIKK from the coding sequence ATGACGAGAAGAATTTTGACAATTGCGGTGATGGCATTTAGCATTGCCGCATTCACCGAAGCACAGGCACAGGTGATGATCAACAGCTTGAACACACCTCATACCCAGGGCTTTAATAGCCTTGCAAATTCTGGTACTTCCAGTTCGCTCCCCACCGGGTGGGCCATAACTGAATCAGGATCCAGCAGTGCGGCTGATGGCTCTTATGAAGCAGACAACGGCAGCAGCGGTGGCGAAAACATCTATAGCTATGGAATGACAGGCAACAGTGAACGTGCGCTTGGCAGCCTCGCCAGCAATACCCTCGACCCTTATTACGGAGTAGAGTTTAGCAATAACACGGGTGCGGCCATTAATTCTATAGAAATAAGTTTTACAATCGAATTGTGGAAGATAGGCAGCACAGGCCGGCTGGATACGATCCTGGTTGCCGCCAGCCCTTTCTTTGCCGGAGGCCCTTTAAATTCCGGAATCTGGGTAAATGTGGATACGCTGGTAAGTCCCCACAACGATAGTGCAACGGGAGTACTCAATGGAAACCTGCCTGATAATCAAACGCGGGTTTCAGTGACGGTTAGTCTTCCTTCACCTATCCTGAACGGGCAGTCCGGCTGGTTGCGGTTTGAGGACATGAATATTACAGGTGCGGATGACGCGCTCGCCATTGATGATTTCCAGATTATAGCCAGAGATGCCAGCGGACCACCGATTGCGGATTGTTCTGCTCCATTTTTCTCTGAGTACATTGAAGGCAGCGGAAACAACAAGGCCATTGAAATTTACAATCCTACATCAGCCACGCTTGATCTTAGTGATTACAAATTATACCGCTTTAATAATGGTGCAACTTCAGCCAATGATTCACTCCAATTAACGGGAATGTTAAACTCAGGCGATGTTTACGTAATTGGAAATCCTTCTACAAGCGGACAGCCGGTAGATCCCGTTATTATAGCGGAATCAGATACGCTCCACTCTATGACTTTTTTTAACGGAGATGACGCGCTAATTTTAGTTGATGTAAGCACAGGAGATACGCTGGATATTTTTGGAATCCTGGGCCAGGACCCCGGAGACTTCTGGAATATTTCCGGTGGGACTACGCAGAATTATACGCTCGTACGGAAATCTTCGGTGGAACGGGGAACCACTGACAGCCTTACCTGGAAATATGACTGGGATGTGCGCAGCCAGGATAACGTCACCTTCCTGGGCAGACATACCAGTGATTGTGTCGCTCCTCCTCCCGGATCTGTTATCTCGTTTGATTCCAGAACCACAACCCTCACGGAACGGCAGGATACCCTGGATATAGAAGTAACTATTACCAACCAAAGCAACAATGCGATCACCGTGGATGTGGCGTTGGATGGTTCAGGTACTACGGCTACTCCGGGTGCAGACTTTAACTTTACTCCGCAAACCCTAACCTTTCCTGCTAACACAACCACCTCGCAGTTTGCGGAAGTCATAATCATAGATGATATGAGCTATGAAGAAGTGGAAGAGATCGTTCTGTTGCTTCAGGATCTCTCCGAAGGATCATTTGGCGATTCGGTGCATACCATCACCATTAACGACAATGAATATCATCATTACACCATTGATACGGCTGACAACGTAGATGCAATGGGCAATTATATCCATTTTGGTGAAAGAATAAGGATTAGCGGAGTTGTAACTTCTGACAATTTCAGTACAAATGATTATTTGTTTGCCATTTATGACAGGACTGCCGGGATGCATATTTATTCAGAGGAAAATTTGAATTATTCAGTTACCCGTGGAGACAGTATCGTGGTATGGGGCAAGGTGGACGAATTTCGAGGCCTGGGCCAGATTGAAGCCGATTCCATTGATCATATATCATCAGGAAATGCCTTACCAGATCCTATGACAATTAAGGAACTTGGAGAAAATACCGAAGGTGAAATCGTTAGATTCAGAAGGGCATGGCTGGTAAATCCTGCTCAATGGACAAGTGCCGGTGCCGGATTTAACGTGGACGTTACGAACGGAAGTGATACGATCGCTATGAGGATTGACGATGATGTAGATCTTTATGATGATCCCGCCCCGATGGATACTTTCATCGCCATTGGCATTGGAGGCCAGTTTGACGGGAATGATGGTGATGGTTTGCTGGACGGATACCAATTCCTGCCACGGGACGTAAATGACATCATTTCCTTCACCGATCCCACCATTTCTTTCTCTATTGATTCTGTAGCCTACCAGGAAGCGGACTCCAGCATTGATATTATAATCACGCTCACCAATGAAAACGACAGGGCCACATCGGTAGAAGTAGACCTCAGCAGTTCTTCCACTGCAAACAGCGGAACAGACTTCGATTTCACACCAACGTTCGTTACGTTCCCCGCCAATTCCAGCACATCTCAAACTGTGACGGTGGAATTGATAGAGGATGCCATGACAGAACCGAACGAGACCATTGTCCTGGTCTTGAGAAATCCTGATAACCACGCCAGCCTCGGAGACTCAGTGATGATCGTCACTATTATTGATGACGATCCGATTGGAATGGAAGAAAAAGGCTTGCTCAGCAATATTTCTATCTATCCCAATCCGGCCAACGATATACTGACGCTGGAAGCCAGTGAAAACCTGGATGTGGTACGCCTCACCAACCTACTCGGCCAGCAGGTGATGGAGTTGGTGAATGTGCAACCGGGCGCCACCATGATCAATATAGCCGATCTGGAGAAAGGTGTCTACCTGCTCCATGTTTCGACTAAGGATGGCACTGCCACCCAGAGATTTATTAAGAAGTAA
- a CDS encoding T9SS type A sorting domain-containing protein — protein MKAFLIATITFFNLSIGVALAQCPGGWLQTIQKADRAAMLSQSTTDDSGNFYIALSFYDTIRAGNLTLAATGDARQYQDIGLIKIGKDGNPAWAIQSYLQPHLFVRHVEVDKDFNIHLIVYSNATSVQFGGIQAGTDTTGAIYRVLIRPDGSVSSIVPLIQRGDTGGLIAIPSYNFASDGRTGLLFNSFMHEAVIGQDTLFSNANSWFLAAFDQTGQRIWVVQGGEAETIFPGSIVVGKDGSVYLSFSFFGNLVLQNGDSIINRTLFEGSDVGVSRYTDDGNLHWTKAFTGLVDETVILTYADDHGNFYGSLSNLLDPYWNDTIFEDDDENMQFVRIDSMGNVLDRLKLYGQNIFLGGTEGYKNNRLLISGSYKDSLEVAGFTFSSYPQNFSDPRKGFLVILDTAFHVLNSIELKSSKHITVAKPYVSDNDHIYISGGFNENLDLPSTQLSMPGQWGSFVWKTCMQELTAIKEPKIKRHQQKAIDLVCIPNPALHTTSIEVPDGKISSVDVFDLTGRPVLHIPLPKVISGRITLDVATLPRGLYTILVASENGRSVGRFVKDGL, from the coding sequence ATGAAAGCCTTTCTAATAGCTACAATTACTTTTTTTAATTTAAGTATTGGGGTAGCATTAGCACAATGCCCTGGCGGTTGGTTGCAAACCATTCAAAAAGCAGACAGAGCAGCCATGTTGAGCCAATCCACCACAGACGACTCCGGCAACTTTTATATAGCCCTCAGCTTCTACGATACTATTCGCGCAGGTAACCTGACCCTGGCTGCAACGGGGGACGCACGGCAATATCAGGATATCGGACTCATAAAAATTGGAAAAGATGGCAACCCAGCCTGGGCGATCCAATCATATCTCCAACCCCACCTATTTGTGCGGCATGTAGAAGTTGACAAGGATTTTAATATTCATCTGATTGTTTATAGCAACGCAACGTCCGTTCAATTTGGCGGAATACAGGCAGGTACGGATACTACAGGGGCCATTTACCGGGTGCTTATTCGTCCTGACGGATCCGTCAGCAGCATTGTCCCTTTGATCCAAAGGGGTGATACGGGAGGTTTGATAGCTATACCCAGCTATAATTTCGCAAGCGATGGAAGAACAGGCCTGCTTTTTAACTCCTTTATGCATGAGGCGGTCATCGGACAGGACACTCTGTTTAGCAATGCAAATTCCTGGTTCCTTGCTGCTTTTGACCAGACAGGCCAACGGATATGGGTAGTGCAAGGTGGGGAAGCTGAAACCATATTTCCAGGCAGCATAGTGGTTGGCAAAGATGGTTCTGTATATTTAAGCTTCTCTTTTTTCGGAAACCTTGTCCTGCAAAATGGGGACTCTATCATCAACAGAACACTTTTCGAAGGATCAGATGTCGGGGTTTCACGATACACTGACGATGGGAATTTGCATTGGACAAAAGCTTTTACGGGATTGGTAGATGAAACCGTTATTTTAACCTATGCGGATGATCATGGAAATTTTTATGGATCCCTAAGTAATCTTTTGGATCCCTACTGGAATGATACAATATTTGAGGATGATGATGAAAACATGCAGTTTGTCCGGATTGACAGCATGGGGAATGTCCTTGATCGCCTCAAACTTTATGGCCAGAATATATTTTTAGGGGGGACAGAAGGCTATAAGAATAATCGCCTTCTTATTTCGGGTTCATATAAAGATTCTCTGGAAGTAGCGGGCTTTACGTTTTCTTCCTATCCTCAAAATTTTTCTGACCCGCGGAAAGGTTTTCTGGTGATATTGGATACTGCTTTCCATGTGCTGAATTCAATAGAACTGAAATCCAGCAAGCATATTACTGTAGCTAAACCTTATGTATCAGATAATGATCATATCTATATATCTGGTGGATTTAATGAAAATCTTGATCTTCCTTCCACCCAATTATCAATGCCCGGCCAATGGGGATCATTTGTATGGAAAACCTGCATGCAGGAATTGACTGCCATCAAGGAGCCTAAAATAAAACGCCATCAGCAAAAAGCTATTGATTTGGTTTGCATTCCAAATCCGGCATTGCATACAACCTCCATTGAAGTGCCTGACGGTAAAATTTCTTCTGTTGACGTTTTCGATTTGACTGGCAGGCCCGTGCTTCACATTCCTCTACCGAAAGTAATCTCCGGCCGCATAACGTTGGATGTAGCCACATTGCCAAGAGGGCTATACACCATATTAGTAGCCTCAGAGAATGGCAGATCCGTTGGGCGGTTTGTAAAAGATGGGCTGTAG
- a CDS encoding glycosyltransferase family 39 protein, with amino-acid sequence MKQLWAELAQRPAVLRGICVLLLIPAFFINLGLMPLLADESIRAMVSLEMIISGNYITPTMSGEFYYNKPPLYNWILAGLFQLTGSFSELVVRLPSVVPLLLFGLTIFWFVKKHLGFETGFLAALLTVTCGRMVVYASMLGHIDLFYSLVTYASFIVIYEGFRKEKWWFLFLVSYGLVSIGFLSKGLPSLVFQGFTLLAYFIIKKDFKRLFSIQHICGFLLFLLVVGTYFYVYHQYNSLEAYLTTLWTQSSQRTVLEKEWYESFLHLFVFPFDTLYHILPWSLLVIYAARRGFWRLVMKHDFLQFNFIVLFANIWVYWLSPETLPRYIFMLYPLIFTIICWFYVQYREEDRKRTKVLHSLLFVLISAITLALLVPFFQLPVEVPYRYGKSIALFLGAAFLVWAFIKIPRQRLIIAVMVLLIGRIGFNWFVLPERQANATESRFKEEGIVIARLSEGRDVKFVGPIGPDLDIRYYIQRENKTIVRYGPGSANRDTTSFYISTQRFIDDCPHQLIHSFHSIPQNTTFFLVKYEEPCMYP; translated from the coding sequence ATGAAACAACTTTGGGCGGAATTGGCGCAGCGGCCTGCAGTTCTGCGGGGTATTTGTGTTTTGCTGCTCATCCCGGCTTTCTTCATCAATCTGGGGTTGATGCCGCTCCTCGCGGATGAATCTATACGGGCAATGGTGTCGCTGGAAATGATCATCTCCGGCAATTACATTACGCCTACCATGAGCGGTGAATTCTACTACAACAAGCCTCCGCTCTATAATTGGATACTTGCTGGACTGTTTCAACTCACTGGCAGTTTTTCAGAGCTTGTTGTCAGGCTGCCTTCGGTGGTGCCATTGCTGTTATTTGGCCTCACCATATTCTGGTTCGTTAAAAAGCACCTGGGATTTGAAACAGGATTTCTTGCGGCATTGCTTACGGTGACCTGCGGCCGAATGGTGGTTTACGCTTCCATGCTCGGGCATATTGACCTCTTTTATTCCCTCGTAACCTACGCCAGTTTTATCGTCATCTATGAGGGGTTTCGCAAGGAAAAATGGTGGTTTCTTTTCCTGGTCTCTTATGGGCTGGTTTCCATTGGTTTTCTCTCCAAAGGCCTTCCATCACTGGTTTTCCAGGGTTTTACTTTGCTTGCATATTTTATTATTAAAAAGGATTTTAAACGCCTGTTTTCCATTCAGCACATCTGCGGGTTCTTGCTCTTCCTGCTTGTGGTAGGTACTTACTTTTATGTTTATCATCAGTATAATTCACTTGAAGCATACCTAACCACGCTGTGGACACAATCCAGCCAGCGCACGGTGCTCGAGAAGGAGTGGTACGAATCGTTCCTGCACCTGTTTGTTTTTCCTTTCGATACACTTTACCACATCCTGCCCTGGTCGCTGCTGGTAATTTATGCTGCAAGGCGTGGCTTTTGGCGCCTTGTTATGAAGCATGATTTTCTGCAATTCAATTTCATCGTTTTGTTTGCCAATATCTGGGTGTATTGGTTGTCGCCCGAAACGCTGCCTCGATACATTTTTATGCTTTACCCGCTTATTTTCACCATTATCTGCTGGTTCTATGTGCAATACCGGGAAGAAGACCGGAAGCGAACCAAGGTGCTTCATTCCCTTCTCTTTGTTTTGATTTCTGCAATCACCTTGGCCTTACTTGTTCCCTTTTTTCAATTGCCGGTGGAGGTGCCGTATCGTTATGGCAAAAGCATCGCATTATTTCTTGGAGCAGCGTTTCTGGTTTGGGCGTTTATAAAAATTCCCCGGCAGCGGCTGATTATTGCCGTGATGGTGTTGCTCATCGGGCGCATTGGGTTTAACTGGTTTGTGCTGCCGGAGCGGCAAGCCAACGCAACTGAAAGCCGGTTTAAAGAGGAAGGAATCGTAATCGCTCGACTTTCCGAAGGCAGGGACGTTAAATTTGTAGGCCCTATCGGACCTGACCTGGACATCAGATACTACATTCAGCGGGAGAATAAGACGATCGTCCGGTACGGGCCGGGAAGTGCAAATCGCGATACCACTTCCTTTTACATTTCAACACAAAGATTTATTGACGATTGTCCGCATCAACTTATTCATTCTTTTCACTCAATTCCCCAAAACACGACTTTTTTCCTCGTGAAATATGAGGAGCCCTGCATGTATCCATGA
- a CDS encoding glycosyltransferase family 2 protein produces MKKLSILITVLNEEDNIKPLLEEIHQALQGFDYEIVIVDDGSTDRTRPNIRREANHRVKLVELTKNYGQSTAMAAGIDAAEGEFLVTMDGDLQNDPHDIPAMLKKLEDGEWDLVAGYRKNRQDKMLSRKLPSRLANSLIRWLTGVKITDYGCTLKVYRVDIARGLGLYGELHRFIPALAFMQGARITEVPVNHRSRKYGQSKYRLSRTFKVISDLILIVFFQKYLVRPMHLFGVAGFIILVVGIFINLYLAALKIAGQDIWGKPLLILGLLLTLGGFQLITTGIITELLMRTYYESQNKKTYKIRNTFVGKEKKAGVE; encoded by the coding sequence ATGAAAAAGCTTTCAATATTAATTACGGTATTAAATGAAGAGGATAACATAAAGCCGCTACTGGAAGAGATACACCAGGCCCTTCAGGGGTTTGATTATGAGATCGTGATTGTGGATGATGGCTCTACCGACCGAACGCGTCCCAACATCCGGAGAGAGGCAAATCACCGGGTGAAGCTTGTAGAACTGACCAAAAACTATGGACAGAGTACTGCGATGGCTGCAGGTATTGATGCGGCTGAAGGGGAGTTTCTCGTGACGATGGATGGCGACCTTCAGAACGATCCGCACGATATTCCGGCAATGCTGAAAAAGCTGGAAGACGGGGAATGGGACCTGGTGGCGGGATACCGCAAAAACCGGCAGGATAAAATGCTGAGCCGTAAGCTCCCCAGCCGCCTGGCCAACAGCCTCATTCGTTGGCTTACGGGCGTCAAGATCACCGACTATGGATGCACCTTGAAAGTTTACCGGGTGGACATTGCCCGCGGGCTCGGCCTGTATGGAGAACTGCATCGCTTCATTCCTGCGCTGGCCTTTATGCAGGGCGCGCGCATTACGGAAGTTCCCGTGAATCACCGTTCGCGTAAATATGGCCAGTCAAAATATCGCCTTAGCCGTACATTCAAAGTGATCAGTGATCTGATCCTCATCGTGTTTTTTCAGAAATACCTGGTGCGGCCCATGCACCTGTTTGGCGTAGCCGGATTTATAATTTTGGTGGTGGGAATTTTTATTAACCTCTACCTCGCAGCCCTTAAAATTGCCGGGCAGGACATTTGGGGAAAGCCGCTGCTCATTCTGGGACTGCTGCTCACGCTGGGCGGATTTCAGCTCATCACTACCGGCATTATCACAGAGTTGCTAATGCGTACTTACTACGAATCCCAAAATAAAAAGACCTACAAAATCAGAAACACGTTTGTTGGAAAAGAAAAGAAAGCCGGGGTGGAATAA